A genomic region of Xanthomonas campestris pv. phormiicola contains the following coding sequences:
- a CDS encoding class I SAM-dependent methyltransferase: protein MPALQDAPLDTLFLPFAQGALRWPAGKVLFLRARDGWALRQHAQPAQLVCEQGYRPFATALEQGGWQVRAEDADDHDDAGGYALVLVLPPRQRDEARALLARAVALAAPGGVVVACQSNNEGARSGEDDLQQLAGLGGKLTKHHCRVYWTAPLHGGHDAALRQRWARLDAARPILDGRFRSRPGVFAWDRIDPASALLAEHLPADLAGRGADLGAGYGYLSAELLARCPKIAALDLFEADARALALARSNLAQAPAAVEMGYHWHDVTAGLPAQYDFIVSNPPFHAPGRMERPDIGRRFIAVAAQALKPGGRLYLVANRHLPYEAVLDASFGDTSVIATRDGFKLILAVRARATVRR from the coding sequence ATGCCGGCTCTGCAAGACGCTCCCCTCGACACCCTGTTCCTGCCCTTCGCCCAAGGCGCGCTGCGCTGGCCGGCCGGCAAGGTGCTGTTCCTGCGCGCGCGCGATGGCTGGGCGCTGCGCCAGCACGCGCAGCCGGCGCAGCTGGTCTGCGAGCAGGGCTACCGCCCGTTCGCGACCGCCCTGGAGCAGGGCGGCTGGCAGGTCCGCGCCGAGGATGCCGACGACCACGACGACGCCGGTGGCTATGCGCTGGTGCTGGTGCTGCCGCCGCGCCAGCGCGACGAGGCGCGGGCGCTGCTGGCGCGCGCGGTGGCGCTGGCCGCCCCGGGCGGGGTGGTGGTGGCCTGCCAGTCCAACAACGAAGGCGCCCGCTCCGGCGAGGACGACCTGCAGCAGCTGGCCGGCCTGGGCGGCAAGCTGACCAAGCACCACTGCCGCGTGTACTGGACCGCGCCGCTGCACGGCGGCCACGACGCCGCGCTGCGGCAGCGCTGGGCCAGGCTGGACGCGGCGCGGCCGATCCTGGACGGGCGTTTCCGCAGCCGTCCCGGCGTGTTCGCCTGGGACCGCATCGATCCGGCCTCGGCGCTGCTGGCCGAGCACCTGCCGGCCGACCTGGCCGGCCGCGGTGCCGACCTGGGCGCCGGTTATGGCTATCTGTCGGCGGAATTGCTCGCGCGTTGCCCGAAGATCGCCGCGCTGGATCTGTTCGAGGCCGATGCGCGCGCGCTGGCGCTGGCGCGATCGAACCTGGCGCAGGCGCCGGCCGCGGTGGAGATGGGCTACCACTGGCACGACGTGACCGCCGGGCTGCCGGCGCAGTACGACTTCATCGTCAGCAACCCGCCGTTCCACGCGCCCGGGCGGATGGAGCGCCCGGACATCGGCCGTCGCTTCATCGCCGTGGCCGCGCAGGCGCTCAAGCCCGGCGGCCGGCTGTACCTGGTCGCCAACCGGCACCTGCCCTACGAGGCGGTGCTCGACGCCAGCTTCGGCGACACCAGCGTGATCGCCACCCGCGACGGCTTCAAGCTGATCCTGGCGGTGCGCGCCCGCGCCACGGTGCGCCGGTGA
- a CDS encoding DUF3247 family protein — protein sequence MSKYADVVHADPDAIAALQAWLPHLPEQAQVLLRLDDGSRVSGTVSVRPTLQTFRDHQEHEGINGVLRLDDLLDPAQQHYIWLDRIREVQPLVPAG from the coding sequence ATGAGCAAGTACGCCGATGTGGTGCACGCCGATCCCGACGCCATCGCCGCGCTGCAGGCCTGGTTGCCGCACTTGCCGGAACAGGCGCAGGTGCTGTTGCGGTTGGACGACGGCAGTCGGGTCAGCGGCACGGTCTCGGTGCGGCCCACCTTGCAGACCTTTCGCGACCACCAGGAGCACGAAGGCATCAACGGCGTGCTGCGGCTGGACGATCTGCTGGATCCCGCGCAGCAGCACTACATCTGGCTGGACCGGATCCGCGAAGTGCAGCCGCTGGTACCGGCAGGGTGA
- the alr gene encoding alanine racemase, whose translation MRPARALIDLQALRHNYRLARHLGGGKALAVVKADAYGHGAVACARALEAEADGFAVACIEEALELRQAGIAAPILLLEGFFDADELPLIAEHRLWCAVASPWQVQAIAAYAAPQPLCLWLKLDSGMHRLGLAPAEFRAAHARLSALPQVERLVLMSHFARADELDSARTLEQAEVFRQATAGLAGETSLCNSPGLLGWPQLHSDWGRPGLMLYGADPFAAGAELPGELRPVMTLQSKVIAVRELAAGEPVGYGARFVAPRPTRVGVVAIGYADGYPQFAPNGTPVLIDGAPGALIGRVSMDMLTVDLTEHPQAGLGSEVQLWGARPRIDTLAARCGSSAYRLLCGLKRAPRQYLDG comes from the coding sequence GTGCGCCCAGCCCGTGCGTTGATCGATCTGCAGGCGCTGCGCCACAACTACCGCCTGGCCCGGCACCTGGGCGGCGGCAAGGCGCTGGCGGTGGTCAAGGCCGATGCCTACGGGCACGGCGCGGTGGCCTGCGCGCGCGCGCTGGAAGCGGAGGCCGACGGCTTCGCGGTGGCCTGCATCGAGGAGGCGCTGGAGCTGCGCCAGGCCGGCATCGCCGCGCCGATCCTGCTGCTGGAAGGCTTCTTCGATGCCGACGAACTGCCGCTGATCGCCGAGCACCGGCTGTGGTGCGCGGTGGCCTCGCCGTGGCAGGTGCAGGCGATCGCCGCCTATGCCGCGCCGCAGCCGCTGTGCCTGTGGCTGAAACTGGACAGCGGCATGCACCGGCTGGGCCTGGCGCCGGCCGAATTCCGCGCCGCGCACGCGCGGCTGAGCGCGTTGCCGCAGGTCGAGCGGCTGGTGCTGATGAGCCATTTCGCGCGCGCCGACGAACTGGACAGCGCGCGCACCCTGGAGCAGGCCGAGGTGTTCCGCCAGGCCACCGCCGGCCTGGCCGGGGAGACCAGCCTGTGCAATTCGCCGGGCCTGCTGGGCTGGCCGCAGCTGCACAGCGACTGGGGCCGTCCCGGGCTGATGCTGTACGGGGCCGACCCGTTCGCCGCCGGCGCCGAGCTGCCGGGCGAGCTGCGCCCGGTGATGACGCTGCAGTCCAAGGTGATCGCGGTACGCGAGCTGGCCGCCGGCGAGCCGGTCGGCTACGGCGCGCGTTTCGTCGCGCCGCGCCCGACCCGGGTCGGCGTGGTGGCGATCGGCTATGCCGACGGCTATCCGCAATTCGCGCCGAACGGTACCCCGGTGCTGATCGACGGCGCGCCCGGCGCGCTGATCGGGCGGGTGTCGATGGACATGCTGACCGTGGACCTCACCGAGCACCCGCAGGCCGGGCTCGGCAGCGAGGTGCAGCTGTGGGGCGCGCGGCCGCGCATCGACACCCTGGCGGCGCGCTGCGGCTCCAGCGCCTACCGCCTGCTGTGCGGACTCAAGCGCGCGCCGCGGCAGTACCTGGACGGCTGA
- a CDS encoding ATP-binding protein: MHVSTESSSSSLAQASDLHYREIFDKIDSGFCVVQVLFDDRQRAVDYVFLEVNPAFERETGMHDVIGRRMRDLAPSHEEHWFRVYGEVALSGRSAKFENFAAGFGRWWAVDAFRIGAPERRQVAVQFIDVTERKRVERDLAESEARFSALAEGLPMPVWVLDASGQLRFTNTAYAEFFGMDLRAGDARPGWGDVLHPQDAGVFAFELRSALEEQRNLRALVRARRHDGAWRWVEMTAVPRYSAEGEFIGLAGSSPDVTERRDIELAREQLLESERSARNAAESMARLKDEFLATLSHELRTPLTTILGWSDLLLQRLPPGDPSSKGLSVIASSARAQQRLISDMLDLSSMLLGKVQLEIETLDLTEQVREALRAQEPVAEGKDQALSLREPSQPCLVLGDATRLQQVFWNLLSNAIKFTPAHGHIELAIDLDADGEHVTVAVRDSGDGIPPDFLPHLFGRFRQADGTTTRLHGGLGLGLAIVQQLVEMHGGQVSAASEGRGCGSVFTVRLPLHRDTPGKRPLREVRAFAMAEQVVEAYALKGMRLLAVEDQPDMLEYLRRLLEEQGAEVVAASSASEALAVLDDGGHARIDAMVTDIGMPGMDGYGLIRTIRENMGLQAAELPAVAVTALARDDDRQRALQSGFQEHLAKPYSVAQLVSAVRFARQG, encoded by the coding sequence ATGCATGTCAGCACCGAATCTTCCTCCTCGTCGCTCGCGCAAGCGTCCGACCTGCACTATCGCGAGATCTTCGACAAGATCGATTCGGGATTCTGCGTGGTGCAGGTGCTGTTCGACGACCGGCAACGCGCGGTCGATTACGTCTTCCTGGAGGTCAATCCGGCGTTCGAGCGCGAGACCGGCATGCACGACGTGATCGGCCGGCGCATGCGCGACCTGGCGCCGAGTCACGAGGAACACTGGTTCCGGGTGTATGGCGAGGTGGCGCTGAGCGGACGCTCGGCCAAGTTCGAGAACTTCGCGGCCGGGTTCGGCCGCTGGTGGGCGGTCGACGCGTTTCGTATCGGCGCGCCGGAACGTCGCCAGGTCGCCGTGCAGTTCATCGACGTCACCGAGCGCAAGCGGGTGGAGCGCGATCTGGCCGAGAGCGAGGCGCGCTTCAGCGCACTCGCCGAGGGCCTGCCGATGCCGGTGTGGGTGCTGGATGCCAGCGGCCAGTTGCGCTTCACCAATACCGCCTACGCCGAATTCTTCGGCATGGATCTGCGCGCCGGCGACGCGCGGCCGGGCTGGGGCGACGTGCTGCATCCGCAGGACGCCGGCGTGTTCGCCTTCGAACTGCGCAGCGCGCTGGAAGAACAACGCAACCTGCGCGCGCTGGTGCGCGCGCGCCGCCACGACGGCGCGTGGCGCTGGGTGGAAATGACGGCGGTGCCGCGCTATTCGGCCGAGGGCGAGTTCATCGGCCTGGCCGGCAGCAGCCCGGACGTCACCGAGCGCCGCGACATCGAACTGGCCCGCGAGCAGCTGCTCGAATCCGAGCGCAGCGCGCGCAACGCCGCCGAGAGCATGGCGCGGCTGAAGGACGAATTCCTGGCCACGCTGTCGCACGAGTTGCGCACGCCGCTGACCACCATCCTGGGCTGGAGCGACCTGCTGCTGCAGCGGCTGCCGCCGGGCGATCCGAGCAGCAAGGGCCTGTCGGTGATCGCCAGCAGCGCGCGCGCGCAACAGCGGCTGATCTCGGACATGCTCGACCTCAGCAGCATGCTGCTGGGCAAGGTGCAGCTGGAAATCGAGACGCTGGATCTGACCGAGCAGGTGCGCGAGGCGCTGCGTGCGCAGGAGCCGGTGGCCGAAGGCAAGGACCAGGCGCTGAGCCTGCGCGAGCCGTCGCAGCCGTGCCTGGTGCTGGGCGATGCCACGCGCCTGCAGCAGGTGTTCTGGAACCTGTTGTCGAACGCGATCAAGTTCACCCCGGCGCATGGCCACATCGAACTGGCGATCGACCTCGATGCCGATGGCGAGCACGTGACGGTGGCGGTGCGCGATTCCGGCGACGGCATTCCGCCGGATTTCCTGCCGCACCTGTTCGGCCGGTTCCGCCAGGCCGACGGCACCACCACGCGTCTGCACGGCGGGCTTGGCCTGGGTCTGGCGATCGTGCAGCAACTGGTGGAAATGCATGGCGGCCAGGTCAGCGCGGCCAGCGAGGGCCGCGGCTGCGGTTCGGTGTTCACCGTGCGCCTGCCGTTGCACCGCGATACGCCGGGCAAGCGGCCGCTGCGCGAGGTGCGCGCCTTCGCGATGGCCGAGCAGGTGGTGGAGGCGTATGCGCTGAAGGGCATGCGCCTGCTGGCGGTGGAAGACCAGCCGGACATGCTCGAATACCTGCGGCGGCTGCTCGAGGAGCAGGGCGCCGAGGTGGTCGCGGCCAGTTCGGCCAGCGAGGCGTTGGCGGTGCTCGACGACGGCGGCCATGCCCGCATCGACGCGATGGTCACCGATATCGGCATGCCGGGCATGGACGGCTACGGCCTGATCCGCACGATCCGCGAGAACATGGGCCTGCAGGCGGCCGAGTTGCCGGCGGTGGCGGTGACCGCACTGGCGCGCGACGACGATCGCCAGCGCGCCCTGCAGTCCGGTTTTCAGGAGCATCTGGCCAAGCCGTACAGCGTGGCGCAGCTGGTGTCCGCCGTGCGTTTCGCGCGGCAGGGGTAG
- a CDS encoding muconate/chloromuconate family cycloisomerase encodes MQATHAPLPSTAPRIERVETLLLDLPTIRPHRLSVATMRGQTLMLVRVHCSDGIVGLGEGTTIAGLAYGAESPEGMQLAIDRYIAPLLAGADASAVPALMQRVGSMVKGNHFAKCAIETALLDAHGKRVGLPVSELLGGRLRERLPVAWTLASGDTARDIAEAERMLAARRHNVFKLKIGTRTVAEDVAHVAAIKRALGARAAVRVDVNMAWSETEAVRALPALADAGCELVEQPVASLAAMQRLMRRFPIALMADEMLNGPDSAFEAARRGAADVFAVKIEQSGGLFAAQKVAAIADAAGIGLYGGTMLEGAIGSIASAHVFATFAHLQWGTELFGPLLLTEEILAEPLRYEDFHLQLPRGPGLGIALDEARVDAFRRDRRRVMLPVAAGMEE; translated from the coding sequence ATGCAAGCCACCCACGCCCCGCTCCCATCCACCGCGCCGCGCATCGAACGCGTCGAAACGCTGCTGCTCGACCTGCCCACGATCCGCCCGCACCGCCTGTCGGTGGCGACCATGCGCGGGCAGACCCTGATGCTGGTGCGCGTGCACTGCAGCGACGGCATCGTCGGGCTGGGCGAGGGCACCACCATCGCCGGGCTTGCCTACGGCGCGGAGAGCCCGGAAGGCATGCAGCTGGCGATCGACCGCTACATCGCGCCGTTGCTGGCCGGCGCCGACGCCAGCGCGGTGCCGGCGCTGATGCAGCGCGTCGGCAGCATGGTGAAGGGCAATCATTTCGCCAAGTGCGCGATCGAGACCGCGCTGCTGGACGCGCACGGCAAGCGCGTCGGGCTGCCGGTGTCCGAACTGCTGGGCGGGCGCCTGCGCGAGCGCCTGCCGGTGGCGTGGACGCTGGCCTCCGGCGACACCGCGCGCGACATCGCCGAGGCCGAGCGCATGCTCGCCGCGCGCCGGCACAACGTGTTCAAGCTGAAGATCGGCACGCGCACGGTCGCCGAGGACGTGGCCCACGTGGCCGCGATCAAGCGCGCGCTGGGCGCGCGCGCGGCGGTGCGGGTGGACGTCAACATGGCCTGGAGCGAGACCGAGGCGGTGCGCGCGCTGCCGGCGCTGGCCGATGCCGGCTGCGAACTGGTCGAGCAGCCGGTGGCCTCGCTGGCGGCGATGCAGCGGCTGATGCGCCGCTTCCCGATCGCGCTGATGGCCGACGAGATGCTCAACGGTCCGGACAGCGCCTTCGAGGCGGCGCGGCGCGGCGCGGCCGACGTGTTCGCGGTGAAGATCGAGCAGTCCGGCGGCCTGTTCGCCGCGCAGAAGGTCGCCGCGATCGCCGACGCCGCCGGGATCGGGCTGTACGGCGGGACGATGCTGGAAGGGGCGATCGGCAGCATCGCCTCGGCCCATGTCTTCGCCACCTTCGCCCACCTGCAGTGGGGCACCGAACTGTTCGGTCCGCTGCTGCTGACCGAGGAGATCCTCGCCGAGCCGCTGCGCTACGAGGACTTCCATTTGCAACTGCCGCGCGGGCCGGGCCTGGGCATCGCCCTGGACGAGGCGCGGGTGGACGCGTTCCGCCGCGATCGCCGCCGCGTCATGCTGCCGGTCGCCGCCGGCATGGAGGAATGA
- a CDS encoding pseudouridine synthase yields the protein MKLVKHLANLGYGSRKQVTLMFREGRITDADGEVLYADDKVAHAAIRIDGEALDPPPGLILALHKPVGYTCSTKDPGRIVYDLLPPRFRLRSPLLSTVGRLDRDTSGLLLMTDDGALLHRIVSPKAQLAKVYEATLAEDLRGDEAAQFASGTLLLDGETTPLLPVQLEVLGPRQARITLYEGRYHQARRMFAAVGNHVVALHRSRIGGFALEEALPTGKWRALDAADLAEVFGAGSGD from the coding sequence GTGAAGCTGGTCAAGCACCTGGCCAACCTGGGCTACGGCAGCCGCAAGCAGGTCACCCTGATGTTCCGCGAAGGCCGCATCACTGATGCCGACGGCGAAGTGCTGTATGCCGACGACAAGGTCGCGCATGCCGCGATCCGGATCGATGGCGAGGCGCTGGATCCGCCGCCGGGGCTGATCCTGGCGCTGCACAAGCCGGTCGGCTACACCTGTTCGACCAAGGACCCGGGCCGCATCGTCTACGACCTGCTGCCGCCGCGCTTTCGCCTGCGCTCGCCGTTGCTGTCCACGGTCGGGCGCTTGGATCGCGACACCAGCGGCCTGCTGCTGATGACCGACGACGGCGCGCTGCTGCACCGCATCGTCTCGCCGAAAGCGCAGCTGGCCAAGGTCTACGAAGCGACCCTGGCCGAGGACCTGCGTGGCGACGAGGCGGCGCAGTTCGCCAGCGGCACGCTGCTGCTGGACGGCGAGACCACGCCGCTGCTGCCGGTGCAACTGGAGGTGCTGGGCCCGCGCCAGGCGCGCATCACCCTGTACGAAGGCCGCTACCACCAGGCGCGGCGCATGTTCGCCGCGGTCGGCAACCACGTGGTCGCGCTGCACCGCAGCCGCATCGGCGGCTTCGCGCTGGAGGAGGCGCTGCCCACCGGGAAATGGCGCGCGCTGGACGCGGCGGATCTGGCGGAGGTGTTTGGGGCCGGGAGTGGGGATTAG
- a CDS encoding DUF1415 domain-containing protein yields MDSTLPAATPDPIALTRQWLERAVIGLNLCPFAKAVHVKQQVRYVLSDATTPEALLEELGEELLLLRDTPAEQIDTTLIVHPQVLEDFLDYNDFLDNADAAVDALDLHGILQVASFHPHYQFAGTAPDDIGNYTNRAPFPTLHLLREDSVERAVAAFPDADVIVERNLQTLEKLGLDGWKRLFESRDSGLGIRDW; encoded by the coding sequence ATGGACTCCACGCTTCCCGCCGCCACTCCCGACCCGATCGCGCTGACCCGGCAATGGCTGGAACGCGCGGTGATCGGCCTGAACCTGTGCCCGTTCGCCAAGGCGGTGCACGTCAAGCAGCAGGTGCGCTACGTGCTCAGCGACGCGACCACGCCCGAAGCGCTGCTGGAGGAACTGGGCGAGGAGTTGCTGCTGCTGCGCGACACCCCGGCCGAGCAGATCGACACCACGTTGATCGTGCATCCGCAGGTGCTGGAGGATTTCCTCGACTACAACGATTTCCTCGACAACGCCGACGCGGCGGTGGACGCGCTGGACCTGCACGGCATCCTGCAGGTGGCCAGCTTCCATCCGCACTACCAGTTCGCCGGCACCGCGCCGGACGACATCGGCAACTACACCAACCGCGCGCCCTTCCCCACCCTGCACCTGCTGCGCGAGGACAGCGTCGAACGCGCGGTGGCCGCGTTCCCGGATGCGGACGTGATCGTGGAGCGCAATCTGCAGACCTTGGAGAAGCTGGGGCTGGATGGCTGGAAGCGCTTGTTCGAGAGCCGGGATTCGGGATTGGGGATTCGGGATTGGTAA
- a CDS encoding DUF3016 domain-containing protein, with the protein MKIRYAWTALALACLVAGGASAATRNVTDPQAARSTEGDSPVQVRWTDPAAFSELRYSRNRWEAQRGDWVRDLADYVQQRGSKQLAPGQRLQVELTDIKRAGEYEPWHGPQWNDVRVMRDIYPPRISLNFTLYAADGQVLEQGERKLLDSSYLMNSSIGLNTDPLRYEKRMLDDWLRRQFRDKAAVAER; encoded by the coding sequence ATGAAGATCCGATATGCCTGGACGGCGCTGGCCCTGGCCTGCCTGGTGGCGGGCGGCGCCTCCGCCGCGACCCGCAACGTCACCGATCCGCAGGCCGCGCGCAGCACCGAGGGCGACAGCCCGGTGCAGGTCCGCTGGACCGACCCCGCCGCCTTCAGCGAACTGCGCTACAGCCGCAACCGTTGGGAGGCGCAGCGCGGCGACTGGGTGCGCGACCTGGCCGACTACGTGCAGCAGCGCGGCAGCAAGCAGCTGGCGCCCGGCCAGCGGTTGCAGGTCGAGCTGACCGACATCAAGCGCGCCGGCGAGTACGAGCCCTGGCACGGCCCGCAATGGAACGACGTGCGGGTGATGCGCGACATCTACCCGCCGCGGATCAGCTTGAACTTCACCCTGTACGCTGCCGACGGACAGGTGCTGGAGCAGGGCGAGCGCAAGCTGCTCGACAGCAGCTACCTGATGAACAGTTCGATCGGCCTGAACACCGACCCGCTGCGCTACGAGAAGCGGATGCTCGACGACTGGCTGCGTCGCCAGTTCCGCGACAAGGCGGCGGTGGCCGAGCGCTGA
- a CDS encoding sorbosone dehydrogenase family protein codes for MRLPSPPARWALCLLSVAALSACGDTAKHSIEEGMGADPVLPDPVKRMIPTVKVAEVKRWAEGAAPVPAAGLAVQAFARDLDHPRWMYVLPNGDVLVAETAAPPAPEKDSSGLRDKIQGAMMAKAGSTVPSANRITLLRDADGDGVAEVRTQFLKGLYSPFGMALVGDRLYVANADALVSFPYKEGDTQISAAPRFVANLPGGINQHWTKSLLASRDGKKLYVGVGSNSNVAENGMDAELNRAAILEVDAHSGATRVFASGLRNPVGLAWQPGADTLWVVVNERDEIGSDLVPDYLTAVREGGFYGWPYSYYGQHVDERVQPQNAEMVASAIRPDYALGAHTASLGLTFYEGALLPQAYRGGAFIGQHGSWNRDPPSGYKVIYVPFANGKPSGKAQDVLTGFLDAEGKAQGRPVGVAVDKPGALLVADDVGNVIWRVTPKAGP; via the coding sequence ATGCGCCTTCCCTCGCCCCCGGCCCGTTGGGCACTGTGTCTTCTGTCCGTAGCCGCGCTGAGCGCTTGTGGCGATACCGCCAAGCATTCCATCGAGGAGGGGATGGGCGCCGATCCGGTGCTGCCCGATCCGGTCAAACGCATGATCCCCACGGTGAAGGTCGCCGAGGTCAAGCGCTGGGCCGAAGGCGCCGCACCGGTGCCGGCCGCCGGCCTGGCGGTGCAGGCCTTTGCCCGCGATCTGGACCATCCGCGCTGGATGTACGTGCTGCCCAACGGCGACGTGCTGGTGGCCGAGACCGCGGCGCCGCCCGCGCCGGAAAAAGACAGCAGCGGCCTGCGCGACAAGATCCAGGGCGCGATGATGGCCAAGGCCGGCTCGACCGTGCCCAGCGCCAACCGCATCACCTTGCTGCGCGACGCCGATGGCGATGGCGTGGCGGAGGTGCGCACGCAATTCCTCAAGGGCCTGTATTCGCCGTTCGGCATGGCCCTGGTCGGCGATCGCCTGTACGTCGCCAATGCCGACGCGCTGGTCAGTTTCCCTTACAAGGAGGGCGACACCCAGATCAGCGCCGCGCCGCGCTTCGTCGCCAACCTGCCCGGCGGCATCAACCAGCACTGGACCAAGAGCCTGCTGGCCAGCCGCGACGGCAAGAAGCTGTACGTCGGCGTGGGGTCCAACAGCAACGTCGCCGAGAACGGCATGGACGCCGAACTCAATCGCGCCGCGATCCTGGAAGTGGATGCGCACAGCGGCGCCACCCGGGTGTTCGCCAGCGGCCTGCGCAATCCGGTGGGCCTGGCCTGGCAGCCCGGTGCGGACACGCTGTGGGTGGTGGTCAACGAGCGCGACGAGATCGGCAGCGACCTGGTGCCCGACTACCTGACCGCGGTGCGCGAAGGCGGCTTCTACGGCTGGCCGTACAGCTACTACGGCCAGCACGTGGACGAACGCGTGCAGCCGCAGAACGCGGAGATGGTGGCCAGCGCGATCAGGCCCGACTACGCGCTGGGCGCGCATACCGCCTCGCTGGGCCTGACCTTCTACGAAGGCGCGCTGCTGCCGCAGGCCTATCGGGGCGGCGCCTTCATCGGCCAGCACGGCTCCTGGAACCGCGATCCGCCGTCCGGCTACAAGGTGATCTACGTGCCCTTCGCCAACGGCAAGCCCAGCGGCAAGGCGCAGGACGTGCTGACCGGCTTCCTCGATGCCGAAGGCAAGGCCCAGGGCCGCCCGGTCGGGGTGGCGGTGGACAAGCCTGGCGCGTTGCTGGTGGCCGACGATGTCGGCAACGTGATCTGGCGGGTGACGCCGAAGGCCGGTCCGTAG
- a CDS encoding LysR family transcriptional regulator, with translation MDLRQLRYFVAVARERNFTRAAETLHMAQPPLSRQIQQIEQQLGVPLLVRRSRPLRLTDAGRLFYEEALQVLGRVEQMTEAARRLGRSERRVASIGFVASTLYGGLPTVVRRLRQVRPDLEVRLVELMSSQQVEALKEGRIDLGFGRVRSSDQHVERLVLREERLVAAIPMAHPLAAQDTPLAPAALAGQRLLLYPNHPRPSFADQVLSLLQDHGVHPSELQEVRELQTALGLVAAESGICLIPASARFMRNDLRYRLIDDEHATSPIIMSYRRNDDSGLVELTKQLIRDMYAEHPPWLDISYNRWHAP, from the coding sequence ATGGACCTGCGCCAACTGCGCTATTTCGTCGCCGTCGCCCGCGAGCGCAACTTCACCCGCGCCGCGGAAACCCTGCACATGGCGCAGCCGCCGCTGAGCCGGCAGATCCAGCAGATCGAGCAGCAACTGGGCGTGCCGCTGCTGGTGCGGCGCAGCCGGCCGCTGCGGCTGACCGATGCCGGGCGGCTGTTCTACGAGGAAGCGCTGCAGGTACTCGGGCGGGTCGAGCAGATGACCGAGGCCGCGCGCCGGCTCGGCCGCAGCGAGCGCCGCGTGGCCTCGATCGGCTTCGTCGCCTCCACCCTGTACGGCGGCCTGCCCACGGTGGTGCGGCGCCTGCGCCAGGTGCGTCCTGACCTGGAGGTGCGCCTGGTCGAGCTGATGTCCAGCCAGCAGGTGGAAGCGCTGAAGGAAGGCCGCATCGACCTGGGCTTCGGCCGCGTGCGCAGCAGCGACCAGCATGTCGAGCGCCTGGTGCTGCGCGAGGAACGCCTGGTGGCGGCGATCCCGATGGCGCATCCGCTGGCCGCGCAGGACACGCCGCTGGCGCCGGCGGCGCTGGCCGGGCAACGCCTGCTGCTGTATCCCAACCATCCGCGCCCCAGCTTCGCCGACCAGGTGCTGTCGCTGCTGCAGGACCATGGCGTGCACCCCAGCGAACTGCAGGAAGTGCGCGAACTGCAGACCGCACTGGGCCTGGTCGCGGCCGAGAGCGGCATCTGCCTGATTCCGGCCTCGGCACGGTTCATGCGCAACGACCTGCGCTACCGCTTGATCGACGACGAACATGCGACCTCGCCGATCATCATGAGCTATCGCCGCAACGACGATTCCGGCCTGGTGGAGCTGACCAAGCAGCTGATCCGCGACATGTACGCCGAACATCCGCCGTGGCTGGACATCTCCTACAACCGCTGGCACGCACCGTAG